The segment TTTCCTGCCTGCTTCTCGTGGTCCACTATGGACCGACGGCATTTCGGAGCCGTTTCTtgtggtccacgatactatttcgtAGATCGATGCACGATCGGATGGTTGTCGACGGTTCTAGAGAGATCAGTGGGCATGTAGCATGCGATGAGATGCGATCGAATGGCCCAGAGATGAGCCGATCGAGATCTGACGATTTGGAGGCTTGTTCGAATGATAATCGGAGTGCATATCCAATCAGGACTCAGATTTAGTTCTTTAAAAGGACCTATGGCAGCAAATAGAGAGTAGCACGGCGTGATATGTTCGGCCGAGAATCCAGAACAGCAACAGATCGAGAGAAGCCAACAGAGAGCAGAGGCAGGGGTGCTTCAGGCGTACTGTTAGGCAgcagacagcggtcgcttcaggagTTCAGAAGATATTCctagaaagagagcttttgtgagggagagctttttgtaagggagagattgggtgtacgagagttgagggcatgatctcctcttgtaattttctcttttcatagtgaagtttgcatgtttcGTGGAGACGAGCCTTTTGGTTTATCTacatatttgattgtgtttctattttatttcttctttcttcctgctgcgacATGTGGTATCAAAAATATTTTGtagaggtggtgtcctagccagacattcTCAACACAAAAGCCATAGCAGGCAGGAGTCAAATGTATCTTAGGCAGACCCAATTAATTTTGCTTATTGAGCATAGGGCCCAAGAACAAAATCAAGACATAGCACACTGTCATCTGTCTCTTACCTCCTCTCCATTGGGCTCATTTGCAAATTGAGCTTTATTAAGGGGTTGAAGTAGCCTGATGGACCCAAGGTGGGATCTCATGCTGGAACTGGGCCTCAAACCCATTCAAGCTTCCACATGAACAACTATCATGATCAAACATGTGAAGGTGCATGAATCTAAAGCTAACTTTGATTGTCTTGGAATCAAGCATAAGGATGATATGGAGTTCTTTCAGTACTTTTACCAGCTTAATGttatttctatttattttgaagttACAAATGTGAACTTACATTAAGGAAAGAGGCATACACGTAAATTAGCTTCTACATGGCATTTTCTCACAATTGTTGACGGTAAAATACCTTTACTTGTCAGTCCATGTCCTACTATATATTGCAAGCAATTCTTAAGACCACCATTACCACCTCAGTTTGTCACTTTGATTACCAACATAGATGTATTCCATTACTTATATGTTAGGTTTCTCCTTTGATGATACATATATTTTTTCTTAATGTTTCCGAGATGTTTGTTGATCCTCATATTTTCATTATTCTATAGTACTAGCCTTTGCAACTTGGTTGCACTGTCACTACAAGCATGATGAAAACCAGAAAACCAATGAAAAAACTCGTCTCCTTTTTCTTATACAcaatgatttaatttgactctaagTCGGCCATATTTTCTATCTAACGGTATAGATACATTGTGAATCTAATTATTCCTAACAAAATTGATTCAACCGTTAAAAGCTAAAACTTGTGCTAGTTTATAATTAGACATTTGTTTCATATGATGTTTTGGAATCTTGAACGGTAGAATCGTCGGATATCCATAGCGTTGAACTCCGGCGTTCACTGTTACAGTTTGCTCACTTGTAGCAGCTTATTTTAGCTTCCATGGTTAAGCCCAATGTTGAATGAAGCAtaactcaaatatatattatgGGATTCACTATGGCCAATTTGGGTTACAACTTATAGTTTTGCCATTTTCCTCTCCCTCAGTCTCACACTATAATGGGTGTCAACATCTTGCTCACTTGATTTCCTAATTTTTGATTGGATATAATCATAAAGCAGgtaaattattctttttttttttttttcccatttccACCGACATGATGCCCTGTGTTTATATGATACATAGCTATTGCCATTGGTCTCTGCTAGTACAAATTTACCGCTCAATGTTCCTTCAGTGAAAACCGACTTTAACTATGACACATGAAAGTATCCAATCACTTTTACTCCAACCGCTTTGACTGAACCAACCACTTCATCCGCTTAAACCGGTTCGGACATATTTTTAGACCAATACTTTTTGGTCTAATTTTGGAGTgagctgagagagagagagagcgcgcgCTTGATGAGCCGAGTCTCCTCCCACCTGTTAGAGCTCTCCCTCTCGGCGCAACGCTTCCACCACCTCCTGAAGGCCTGCATCGCCGGCCGAGACCTCGCCTCCGGTCGCGCCCTCCACGGCCTCTACGTGAAGTCCGCCGTGCCCCCCTCCACCTACCTCTCCAACCACCTCGTGCTCCTTTACTCCAAATGCCGCCGACTCTCCCTCGCCCGCCGCTCGTTCGACGAAATTGCCCAGCCAAACGTCTTCTCCTACAACGCCCTCCTCGCCGCCTACGCCCGCGACTACCCCGCCGACGTCTCTCGCTGCCTCTTCCTTCAAATCCCCGCCCCCGACCTCGTCTCCTACAATACTCTCCTCTCGGCGTATGCCACCGAGGGCCGGGCTTCAGAGGCCCTCCAGCTCTTCTCCAACATGCGCCACCTGGGCTCCGACATGGATGGATTTACTCTTTCCTCTGTTATTTCTTCTCTCACCAATGGCGTCGACCAGTTGCACTGGCTCGCCATTTCCTCCGGTCTCGATTCTTACGTATCTGTTAACAATGCTCTGATCAGTGCATACAGTAAAGGTGGGAACTTGGATGAAGCCAAGCAGGTTTTCGAAGAAATGGGCTTTTCACGAGATGGAGTTTCCTGGAATTGTATGATAGTGGCTTATGGGCAACACAGGGAGGGGCCAAAAGCTCTCAACTTGTTCCAAGAAATGGTCAGGAGAGGCTTCGAGGTCGACATGTTCACTCTGGCGAGTGTGCTGACAGCGTTCACGAGTGTGAAAGATTTGTTGGGTGGCGAACAATTTCATGCTCAGCTGATTAAGAGCGCATTCGAGAGAAATTCACATGTGGGTAGTGGACTCATTGATCTGTATTCGAAGTGTGGCAGGATTCTTGATGCGAGGAAGGTGTTTGAAGAGGTAGATGAGCCTGACTTGGTTTTGTGGAATACAATGATATCAGGGTACTCTTTGAATGATGAATTTTCTGAGGAGGGTCTTAATTGCTTTCGAGAGATGCAGCGGTCTGGGTTTCGCCCTGATGATTGCAGCTTTGTGTGTGCCATCAGTGCTTGCTCGAACTTATCATCGCCGTCCCAAGGGAAGCAGATGCATGCATTAGCCATCAAGTCTGAGTTCCCAAACAACCAAATTTCAGTTAACAATGCATTGATTGCCATGTACTCGAAATGTGGTAACCTCAAAGATGCTCACAGACTGTTCAAGAGGATGCCTGAATGTAACACAGTCTCCTTCAATTCGATGATCGCTGGTTATGCTCAGCATGGACTAGGAAATGAGGCACTGGTTCTGTTCAAGGAGATGATTGACTCAAACTATGATCCCACAAGCATCACTTTTATTTCAGTACTCTCTGCATGTGCTCACACTGGAAGGGTTGAGGAAGGTCAGGACCATTTCAATTCAATGAATCAAAAGTATGGTATTGAACCAGGTGAAGAGCATTACTCGTGCATGATCGACCTTCTTGCCCGTGCTGGAAAATTTGAGGAAGTTGAGGAGCTTATCAGGACAATGCCTTTCGATCCAGGATCAATTGGATGGGCTGCATTGCTTGGTGCTTGTAGGACTCATGGAAATGTAGAGCTTGGAGCGAAGGCAGCGGAGATGCTCCTTCAGCTGGAGCCTTCAAATGCAGCTGCCTATGTGATGCTCTCAAACATGTATGCAAGCACAGGGAGATGGGATGAGGTTTCTACAGTTCGGAAACTTATGAAAGATCGAGGGGTTCGGAAGAAACCTGGTTGTAGTTGGATTGAAGTGGAGAAGAGGATTCATGTGTTTGTGGCTGATGATGTTTCACACCCGAGGATTAAGGAGATTTATGAGTTTTTGGAGGAGATGTCAAGGAAGATGAAGCAGGCTGGGTATGTACCAGATGTGAGATGGGCTTTGGCAAGGGACAATGTTATAGAAGGGGAAACAAGGTTGGGCCACCATAGTGAGAAGCTTGCTGTTGCATTTGGGTTAATCAGCACTGGAGAAGGAGTGCCAATACTGGTGGTGAAGAACCTTAGGATATGCGGGGATTGCCACAATGCAATCAAGTTCATTTCTGCAATAGTTGGGAGAGAAATTACTATCAGGGATGCGCATAGGTTTCATTGTTTCAGGGAAGGGAGTTGCTCTTGTGGAGACTACTGGTGAACGTATCTGACTCAAGGCAGGAAAGGGTCCTGCCATTTGGAATACCACTTCCTGCTGCTGTGGTAATGTGTATGTTGATCACAATACCTGGGTTCATAACTAGCATCTCCATGACAAGCTAATATATAAAGCAGCGTGCAAAGCTATTTTCCAGGGAGTCCAATGAATGTCATCCATCTTGAGTTAGCAGCCAATGCAGTAGATTTATCACCAATGCCCAAATATTCTGAGATCCCCTTTGTTCACAAATGGTTGCCACAGCTTCCATCTGACACAGGTTGCAGGTTGTAAAGAATTACCGATCATCAATCAAGAGGAGATATGAGTCACAGCATTCCACGAATTTCTTGATATGGCTTGCAGATATTCTGAAGAAAAATATTCTGTTTATTTAGTCCAATTAAGGAGGTATACTTAGGTTGGTCTTCTATTCAATTCACCTAATCTAAAAGACTTGAACATAACCATGAAGCTTCAATACAATTTTTTAGGACATCTCTCAGTTATTCCTTGGTTTCTGTCATTCACATTCAGCTTTTACCTGAAGATTACTTATTGGCTTCCAGGTTCTCTCATCCTTCAGTGACTTCATCCTAGGAATGGCTAGGTGAACCAGTAAAGAATGAGTACTTCATGGGCATTCTGCTACAATACGGCTTTCTATGGAGCAGACTTATGCAAGGTACCATCTGCCATGTGGCAATACTGAAGGCACTCAAGATCAACATCTGGGAATTTGTTAGGTGCTGACATATCTTTGTCTCTGCATAGTTCTCCTTCTCTGTGTAAACTACGGTCTCAAACAAGGTCAGTGGATGCTGGTAACTTAAAAAGACCTTGTTACCATCATTGGGCATTTTAGGTGCCACCCTGATGCCAATGCATTTCTGTGTCGTCAATATGTCATGTCTTGTTAGGACATCCACAAATGGTTCAAGCATGAGCAGCGCACACAGGATTAGAGGTTTCTGTGAACAGTTTGTAATGAACAGAAATGAAGGTTCAATATAATGGATGAGAATATGCAATTCTTTTCTATTGTTTTTATCTGAATAAAGATAAGAATCAGTCACCTGAATCTATTTGCGTGAAAATAACCCATTGAAATGCTGAAATTCTTATTTTTGCATCtcattgatttgatttttcaTGAGAGATTATCTGGCTAACAGTTAATGTACCAGCCCCTATTCTTCAACATTAGATGGTGACCGTCAATCATGAGAGACCATTCAAATCCTTCCAAGTTCAAGTCATTTTTTAGATGTGAGTTAGTTTGCCTTAGTAATTTATAAAGGATGACTTGCATAGATTTAGAGTGTGATAGATGTGAGTTCCTCGGTAGGTTTATCACACATTTTTGTCTTCTTTTTTCCAATAGAGCATTTTTTGGTAAGAGAATACattcttttgtattttttttttttttgtacaaggCACAAGAGATGGGCAGAGCAGCAGTCTTTCTTGCCAAATAACATTTCTTGATCCGCATAAaacagctatatatatatatatatatatatatatatatatatgcgtgtgtgtgtggatggaaaaaattttttcttagtgTACTGGGGGGAAACCAAATTATTACTGCAACAACATACTCCTAACAAGTGCCGACTTCAAAAACCTTGGGGGCTAGCGCTGATTCTCAGCTTAGTCTAGAAACGGCATACAATAACATGTTACTCACAAGAATGAGTAAGAAGTCCTTCCATAAGAACTGAACAGTATTGGTGCTCCATTTCCTTGTTAACAAGTTATCACCAAGAAAGCCAACAAGACAGCTTCTTGAGAAAAGTAATCCCATGAATATATGCACCATGATCATTTTGGTACTGGCCAGCTAATCAAGGAGATCAAAGAGGTCTCAACTTTGGATTGGAGTAAAATCCTGTAAAAAATGAAGCATCAGATGGGAAGCCATGAATAAGGCCCGCACTTTAGAACCAAACTCTCCAAGTCAAACTATTGAAACATAAAGCAAGTATTAATTAATCTAAAGGTGATTTCCAACACCCTTGAGCCATAAGCCAAGAATACCGACCAGGGTATAGGCACTGTGACACAAAGTTGCAACGAGTCTGTGGAAGATTTTTGATACAGCTGCAAGTTTAATGTTCTTTCTCAAACACTCATAGTAAGAGTCAGAAAAATTTTAATTGCAGTCCATGCCTTGAAATGAGCTGCAACATGTTTGTTTTTCTCATGATTTATTAAATTAACAGAATAAATTTTCATAAGAGACTGGGTTACAACAATTCTTTTCATGTAATATAATTTCAAGCATGGAAGATAAGTACAAAGTTTCACCAGCATACCTATTGTTCAGCTGCTTTCTCACCATCTGCAGCATACGAAGGTCTCCATTTCCTATCATAAGGTCCAAATTTCTCTTGTTCAGATGGTGTCTGTGTATTCAACTTCTTATCAATGAGGTTCAGTAACTCTTGCAAGCCAATTCCCATCACCGCAGAAGTTTGCACACAATTGGGATTGTGGGATTCATTATGTATTGCAGGATCTGTCATCTTCCACTCTACTGGTGACTCGGCTTCTTGTTCATCAAGATCTTCCAGACCCTCTTCTGCGGACAGCTCAGAAGCCTTGTCATCTTCACCTATGGGCTCATCAGAAAATTCAGGTGCCATATCATCAACATTTTCCTGATTCTCTTCTTGTGACAACTCAGAGACCATGTCATCCTCATCTATAAGCTTGCCAGATGAGAACTCAGATGCCATATCATTCTCTACTGAAAATtcaccatcttcttcctcttcaccTTCCCCTAGACAATCATGTTGATCTAGAAATTCACCAGCTCCCATGTTTTTGTCCACAAGATCAATCTGACCAAGTTTCAAAATTCAGCAGATATCATATCTTAACTAAACATACGAGTATCTAATTTTCATTACAAGAGGTTCTTAACATCTGTGGCAAAGAATGTGTAAAGATAGTACTTTGTTCCAAACTTCAATCATATTCTGAATCTTTTCCTCTGACACTCCAATCTGTTGCAGTACTTGCAGTACGGTTGACCGCTGCTCATGAAGATTAGGTGCACTCGAATCTAAAACATGCTGCACACATACCCAAAAATAGCTGTTAAAATTTTCTTGTCCTCAATACATGGAAACATCTATTGACTTCACCCGAGAAAATAAGAGGACATGGGTATAGAACTGCAATAAGCTTCTATTATTTTCTGCAGATAATGTAGCTTACTAGTTCACCAACTATGCTCTGCTACCCTCACAGGACACTATCCATGACTACGAGGCATAATCAACAATTTATTCTATGAATTAATAGAAAAAGCTAACATGTAGTGAagatattagaaaataaattaatgtGTGCAATTATCAGAGAATATGCACATATCAATCTGCTTTCAATTATCCTTAGACTTGTATATGCAAGTATGCATTTACCAAATGAATATATGACCACACCAGTAAGTGAAGTAGTCTTTGGGAGCCATTTGTACGCATGGACTGGATATTGCCATTGCCATCACATCACCTCCCTAGACCTAATCCTGTAAATCTTAACTGCAACGCAGATAAGATCCATACTCTGGAATGCAAATACCCAAGCATGTAACAACATGCTTGCTTACATTATCTGGACACAAACATGCGTGTAGGTGACTCTCCAAAGAGGATGATAAACATGGGATGTAGATGTGTGGATCTGTTATATCTTGACTATACTCCTGAGCAATTGTACTAAATTATACTCTCAAGCGGACAACTCGAACCATTCAATTTAACTAATGCTCCCAGAAAACTGAATTTCAATTCTTGTGCTGGATATACAAAAGCTTTGAAAGTAAATAACAAGCAATTCAATATATGACATGTTTAAGATCAACAAGAGAAAATAAAGCTGGTGACAATCCAGAGATCTACAACTTTGAGAGGACAGTTGTTCTAAAGATAAAGATTTCTTGCTTCTCAGCTATCCAGAAGATCAGTTCGATAACTAATCTGCATCAGGCACATGCAGCCACGATGAGAGCATATCCTAGTTCCATGTATATACATGCTTAAATAAAAATATGCCTACCTAAGTATCTGCAGTTCTGCCAGCTAAATAAAAAACATGCTTATCTTTGCATACACATTCTTGGCTATTAAACAAACACCTCATTCATTTaccaacaaaaaagaaaaacaaacaccTCATTCTAGGACTGTAGAAAAGCCATGTACCCATTACTTATAACAGTTCTCACACTTGTTTTTCATCCAACCTTTTGTTTAGGGGAGCTTAAACTTAAAGATAAAAGAAAGGGAATGGAAAAAGATTAATTGAATCAAAGGAGACCAGCATTCCGTACCACTAATAAGTCTGCCTCGACAACTTCTTCCAGAGTTGCATGAAAGGCTTCAATCAACTGGAACAAAAAGGGAAAACaataaaaaaggggaaaaaaagttatatatatctGAAAAATAGTGAGCAGTCCAAGGCATAGATAAGAAAAGTGGCCCTATATAGGAGGCTCTTGTCACTATAGGGTCTGGAGAGGGTCAGATACATGCAACCTTCAACCTGCATGTGGAAATGTTGTTTCCATATTTTAAACCTTGTAACACCTAGGTCATAATGGAGCAACCTTATTGTTGCAACAAGGCTCACCCTCAAGTCCAAGGCATAGATGATGTTGCAAATATATTACCTGTACAGGCAAATCTGAGATAAAGCCTACAGTGTCACTAAGAAGTGCCTTCCTCCTGTTTAGCAATATGAGTACAATTTTTAGATCCCACAAGAACAATACAAGTCCACGGAGTAAATTTCTATACAGGAGTAAACAATAGCGAGCATGGCTTGTCTTAGCATTACCCTGACGGAAGTATTACACTTCTTAATCGAGGATCCACTGTCGCAAATAATCTGAGTAGAATAAGAGCACAAGTACCCATGCAAGAATAAGCAGTTACAAACTTCAAAATAGCATCATGTTGTTCATTGATACCAAAAGGAACAAAAGACCACATGTCAACATGAAGGTTTATAGAGAAATTGTTAGTTGTGGCAGAAATACCGATCATCACTGTACAGATCACTTTCTGAAAGAGCACTGACTAAGGTGGATTTACCCTGCAGAACATGTATTATATTAGTAAGTGCCTTTGGAGTATCTTTGCAATCAAAGATGTCTAGAAAACTTTGCACCACAACAGAAATCAAGTGCATTTTAATAACATTTTCCCACAAGATCAAAAGAAAGAGAAACTAAAGTTAGCAGCACATAGCATTGTTTTATATGCATGTAAGTTCTATGGATAGCAAAGTCCTATTGTAAAACCACTTACAGCATTTGTATATCCAACAACAGCAACAGTAGCTAGGCCCTGATCATATGAACTCCCATGCCTCTTCCGAGCAGAACGTTGCAAGGCTCGAGTTCGCCGAACCTCTTCAATTTGAGAAAGTAGACGATTTCGTTTTTCTTGAATTCTAAAATTATCGGATAGAACATAATTCTCCTAATAAAATTCTGAATATGACAAGATTGACATAAGAAAATAAAGTGTAAAACACCTCGTCTATCAATGAATATGAAATGTACCTCCGACGTTGAAGCTGAAGTTCGGTTTCTCCAGCACCACTTATGAAACCACGCCCCCCACTTCCTCTCCTGCAGGAAAAATCAGCATTAGAAGATATCAATTAGAAAGAATAgttatagaaaactcttttctaataaaCAAATACAGATGATTAGAGCTACATTCGAAGATTAATTCTTTTCATAAAAgggttgaggaaaaaaaaaaatctctccaaTGTCTTCGCATACATGTCTGGGAATCCTTGCACCAATTTAATCATATGTGAGCAGTTCTTCCACACACACATCATTCAGAGGAAGTTCTGGTGCAAAGCCAAATGTTGATGGTTTTTCAGGTTCTGTCTACATAAAATATCGATGATCCCAAGTACATCCCACCAATAAGATGCTTTTACTCATTGAAGTGTAGAACTAGTTAGTTTGATGCATCATGTTCCATGAAATGAGTTGGTTAAATGCATGTTGTTCTGATAACTATCGAAGCATACTCCATTTCTCCGTTTATTTCAGCATCTTCAATACAAAAAGCACAATTCCATTTGCACATAGAAGCTAAGTGTGCTAAACATACCCTCGGGCACTAACAACCTCAGCTTCTCCACTTGCTCCAAAAACAAGGCGTCCACCAGCACCTCTAACACGTACAAGCCTTGTCTTCATGTACATGAGAGCTGCTAACTCGGACTATGAAATAAAATAGCATCAAAATGACCACAGGTTACTTTTCATCCATAACACAGTTGGAATATCCCATAGAGAATCATATTTCACACATTTGTACAAGTCAAGCAAACAATGTAGCCATAGAAAATCTAAACATGGAGAATGAGATGCAAAGAAATAAAGCAGTTCATAGACAGAGTAGTACCTGTAGTTTAGCTTCCTTTGTTTCAGCATGAGCATTGAATATCTGTATGATAAGGCCAACACGATCTAAAACTGGCTTCTTCCAAGCAATCTGTCATTAAAGTTAAGATAAGAGCAGTACAGTTGGTCTTGTGTTTAAAAGATGCAAACAATATAATCAATCTAATTTCAAGAATTCCCCAGTACAAGACAGGCAAAATAAGTGTGCTTATAACTTGCCTCCAAATTCCGCTGCTGAATCCCAGAAAGAATTGCATTAACAAAAACTGCATCTATTTCATTCTATCAAAACCACAAATAACAagtgtcattttttttttaaaaaaaaaggatgcTCATACATAATGAAAAGATTTTGCATGCCTTCTCTAGAAAGAGATGGAATAGGTCTGCACAAATTTACTAATTAGAAAAAAAGGGTATGCATGAATAAGTTTAGATTCATTCTCAATCCATGGGGATTTCAGCAACATATTGGAAAAGGTAAAAAATGTAGCATTTAAAAAAAGATGGATGAAGAAGAGAGTACCTCTGACTCCAATGCATTTAGTTGGCATTTGATATTTTCAACAGTCCCTGGTCCAAAATATGTGTCTGCAACAAGCACAATGAAGATCCTGTCAATTAAATCATGTCAAAATAAttgtcttaaaaatataaatatttggcTAATGGCCAACGTTTCTAATGTATTTTGAATAGAAATTACCATAAAATGACAGTAACCATTGTGGTCAGCAATGACTGAACTATATCAATATCAAGGAGCACGCCATCCTATAACTATGTCCTAAATTCCTAATGATTCCCTGAATTTACCAGTACATACAAGTTGCTTATATATGATACATAATTTTGTAGAAACCTAATTCCTGAAGTAACTTGACAAGGCAATATACCGAGCAAAAATGTACaacaataattaatatcaaattgaACTATAGTAATGCTCTCTACTTGTCGTTTTGGTTTTTGGGGGCTTTCTTTTTTTCAGATTATTAAGTATAATGTCCATATTGTTTTAGTTCACAGGACTATTAATTAAAAGTTTCCACATGCAATGGAATTTTGATGGATTATCCACCTTTTACATCAAACAAAAAGTATCCATGCACAAAGCTTTCACAATCACCAAACTGTCTTATAGTCAGTTTTCTGCACAATAATATTTCATCATACGTCCTATTTatttctgttgcggccaatcgcctcatcgtccgatcgccggggaacgcgcacctgcaaaaacgagaagtccacactgaccggaggcggctccggcggggaccctccgacggtcaagtcagagaggtgactgggcaacagtgaaataaagatagagagctcgatcgagggagagggagagggagggagagaggagcgagcctgtgatttttggagtcgagaagtggggggagcggatcccttgcactgttgccttccccgatttatatagtggagcacggtatggcgccgttattaatggcgcagacaagtgaggaattgtcaactcactgtagaacgtcagagtcgccgtgaaagtgtcacgtcgccgtggggctgtcaaatcaccagggttgacaacgcCCTCAGCGAGACAGTGCCTCCAGATGGCcgcgccgcatgttgctgtcagaactgacaagatctggcggctgtacggcgatcagaggagtcgaccgaccctaggtcggtagccagctgagtggcgtcgggctccaccgttggtcggcgagttttgcgtgagtcggccatcagacctccgattcagtcggtcgggaaaggggcgcccgacatatcctcagtcggtcgtgagccgatggttggccggtgatggcgtcagtcggtcggtcggccggtcccTCCGATCGTGagttggtcggtcggtccctccggccatcggtcggtcggtcggtgggtattccccaacagttgcccccctccactcctgagtcggacggtgagatGGCCGATGCTTTCACTCGGGCAGCAACCCTGGGCGAACAGGAGTGGATTCGTTGTATGCCagattccgaccgtaccgcgggttgatccGATGTGAGGCGTCTCATAAATACCAAGCGATttggacgtctagtcggtgtcagatgtcacgtcggcgtcaggtgtcagacgtcgcgtcctgtcgtcgtcagacgtcgcgtcggt is part of the Elaeis guineensis isolate ETL-2024a chromosome 15, EG11, whole genome shotgun sequence genome and harbors:
- the LOC105058189 gene encoding pentatricopeptide repeat-containing protein At3g49710 is translated as MSRVSSHLLELSLSAQRFHHLLKACIAGRDLASGRALHGLYVKSAVPPSTYLSNHLVLLYSKCRRLSLARRSFDEIAQPNVFSYNALLAAYARDYPADVSRCLFLQIPAPDLVSYNTLLSAYATEGRASEALQLFSNMRHLGSDMDGFTLSSVISSLTNGVDQLHWLAISSGLDSYVSVNNALISAYSKGGNLDEAKQVFEEMGFSRDGVSWNCMIVAYGQHREGPKALNLFQEMVRRGFEVDMFTLASVLTAFTSVKDLLGGEQFHAQLIKSAFERNSHVGSGLIDLYSKCGRILDARKVFEEVDEPDLVLWNTMISGYSLNDEFSEEGLNCFREMQRSGFRPDDCSFVCAISACSNLSSPSQGKQMHALAIKSEFPNNQISVNNALIAMYSKCGNLKDAHRLFKRMPECNTVSFNSMIAGYAQHGLGNEALVLFKEMIDSNYDPTSITFISVLSACAHTGRVEEGQDHFNSMNQKYGIEPGEEHYSCMIDLLARAGKFEEVEELIRTMPFDPGSIGWAALLGACRTHGNVELGAKAAEMLLQLEPSNAAAYVMLSNMYASTGRWDEVSTVRKLMKDRGVRKKPGCSWIEVEKRIHVFVADDVSHPRIKEIYEFLEEMSRKMKQAGYVPDVRWALARDNVIEGETRLGHHSEKLAVAFGLISTGEGVPILVVKNLRICGDCHNAIKFISAIVGREITIRDAHRFHCFREGSCSCGDYW
- the LOC105058191 gene encoding GTP-binding protein At3g49725, chloroplastic gives rise to the protein MLRAISRFRTPLRSLPQTLPSFSSPSSLSPSSSSSSSSAPLSSPCLRDLVRGSPPIPRLCSPFSSRRKRRGGEEEGRAKEEDDVLGGVFVFGRDPTRPPRLLVVQPRLRPDSVLQWKLSEALNLANSLEEPRDGFYAEDFLSKELPPHLVVQNPGAKGLRAHADTYFGPGTVENIKCQLNALESENEIDAVFVNAILSGIQQRNLEIAWKKPVLDRVGLIIQIFNAHAETKEAKLQSELAALMYMKTRLVRVRGAGGRLVFGASGEAEVVSARGRGSGGRGFISGAGETELQLQRRRIQEKRNRLLSQIEEVRRTRALQRSARKRHGSSYDQGLATVAVVGYTNAGKSTLVSALSESDLYSDDRLFATVDPRLRSVILPSGRKALLSDTVGFISDLPVQLIEAFHATLEEVVEADLLVHVLDSSAPNLHEQRSTVLQVLQQIGVSEEKIQNMIEVWNKIDLVDKNMGAGEFLDQHDCLGEGEEEEDGEFSVENDMASEFSSGKLIDEDDMVSELSQEENQENVDDMAPEFSDEPIGEDDKASELSAEEGLEDLDEQEAESPVEWKMTDPAIHNESHNPNCVQTSAVMGIGLQELLNLIDKKLNTQTPSEQEKFGPYDRKWRPSYAADGEKAAEQ